In Paludibaculum fermentans, the genomic stretch GCGTCTCAGTACGGGCAGCAAGGGCCGCAACGCCATATACAAGAATCGGTAGAGCTCCGTTTTTGATCGAGCTCCATGGACCGGCTGGATGAAGCCTGGTCGGAACATGTAGCTGGCGCCGAACGGCAGCCGCATCAGCGCATTCTCGGTTGCGCCCTTCACCCGAGCCCACATAAGGCGGCCCTTTTCCGTACTGTCGGTCCCCGCGCCCGATACGAAGATGAAGGTCATCTGTGGATTGAGGCGGGACAGCGTCCCGGCCGCGGCCATGGCGATGTCATAGGTCACCCTCCGGTACTCCTCTTCCGCCATGCCGGCTGAGGACACGCCGAGACAGAAGAAACACGCGTCAAACCCGCTGAGTTCCTGCTCCAGGCCGGCAAAGTGGAAAAGGTCCGGATGGATCAATTCCCGCAGTTTCCTGTCCTCGGCTCCTGTGGGAGTCCGGCCGATAGTCTGCACAATCTCCACGCCTGGGTCCATCAGAGCGGCGCGCAGAACCCCCTGGCCCACCATTCCTGTCGCGCCAAATATGAGTACTCTCATGACTTTCCCTTTGCCGCTGGTACGGGTCGGAACCCGCAGCCGCTGCCGGGTTCCTGGTTCTCTGTTCAGTTGATGCTTGAGCGCTCACTCAGGATTCACGTCCAGCTACTATTCGATTCGGATTCCGTTCCACATCACTTCGAAACCCAGGCTTCTGTACCTGTCCGCCTCATTTGGATGTGTAGCGATCAACTCCATCGTGGCCGAAGCCATCGCGTCGATCGTGGCAGTCAGGACCTCATGCGGCAAATCCCTGACCACCCCCTGCTCAATTGCCCCTCGCAGCATGACCTGGACTTCGGCGAACGGCGCAGACCCCACGGCCCGGGTCTCTCGAGTCAGCTTGTCTGAGACCTGCAATTGAGCCAGCACCCGGCGCTGTGCAGGATTCTCCATGCCCCAGTTAACAAAGGAGTTCCAGATGTGTTCCAACTTGCTCCTCACATCTGTGTGCCGGGAGAACTCCGACATCATGGCTTCGGCGAGATTCAGCTTGATCTCCCGGTAGAGGGCATTCAGCAACTCGTCCTTGGTGGCGAAATAAGTGAATAACGAGCCTTCAGAAATCTCTGCTGCCTTGGAGATCGCCGCAGTTGGAGCCGCGAGCCCTCTCTCCGCGAAAGTAAGGGCCGCCGCCGCCAAGATTCGGTCTCGCTTGTCCCCGCTTTTGAGCCGTGCCATCCGTTTCGTCCAGGCTGAGTGACTACTCAATTCTAGGCTCGCAGCGCGACTCTGGCAAGGCCCCATGCTACAAGTTGGCGTCCACGACCGGCTCTGTGGAGGACGCCTCTGCGCAACAGCCCGCAGCGTCACTCGATGTTTCAAAGGGTCAACACCGCGGCCGACCTGACGGGATCTATCTATGGATTGCTATATTCCCGTTTGAGCCCAGCGAAAGATCGCAATTTCGCGGGGTGTATGGTGCGCGGCAATTCTGATTCCGCGCCGATGTCAGGAATGGGCGCTCACGGCGACAGTTTCCGCTGGTACTGGGTCCAATCTATACCGAAAAGTGGGTCGGTCCACGGCGAAACGAGCTTATACTGATTCGCGCCCAACTAGCACAAGCTTGTTCAGGGCCAGGAGAAACCCTATGTACAAGGTGTTCCGTGTCACATTGTCGATTGCCAGTTTGGTGCTGCTCGGAGGAAGCATGAATGCAGCCACCATATACAACAATCTGACTCCCAACAACTTGATGGCCATCGCGTCCAGGACCAGCGGCGCTGCCTTTGAGATTGAAGCAGCGGACGACTTCCTACTCAATTCCGGATTCAAAGTCACCTCCGCCTCCTTCGTTGGCCTGGTGGTGCCAGGACAATCAGGCACCCCGACGGTTTCCCAGGTAGTCGTTGAGATCTACCGCGTGTTTCCACAAGACTCCAACACCGTCAGAATCCCCAACGTGCCGACGCGGGCAAATTCCCCTTCCGATGTTGCCTTCGATTCGCGCGACAGCGCGGCCAGCAACCTGTCGTTCTCCACTACCGTGCTAAACGCCTCATTCACCGCCAACAACAGCATTGCGGCAGGCGGAATCCATCCGGCACCGAACCAGACTACAGGCGGGGCCGGCCCGGTGACGGGGCAGGAGGTGCAGTTCGACATCAGCTTCCTGACGCCGGTCGACCTCCCCTCCGGCCACTACTTCTTCGTGCCGCAGGTCATGCTCTCGAACGGTGGGGAATTTTACTGGCTCTCCGCTTCAAGGCCCATCAGCGGTGCAGGCACGACGCCCTTCGCCCCCGATCTTCAGGCCTGGACTCGTGATGCAGCCCTTGACCCTGACTGGCTGCGTGTCGGTACCGACATAGTCGGTGGCGCCTCGGCCCCAACGTTTAACGCAGCGTTCTCTCTCGATGGCACCGCTGTACCGGAGCCTTCCAGTTTCCTTCTACTGTCCGGCGGGCTCGCCCTGCTTGTCCTCCGTCGCCGCTCCAAACTCTAGCCGAAGTCGTGAGGAGGCGCAGGGCGCCTGGCCTCCTCACTTCACCTGGCGCAAGACCAGTTTGTCTTTGCTCACTGCTTCGATCTTGTAATGCCTCCGCCCCTCGCCGATCCCCTCCAGGAACAGGTCTTCTTCCCTGACACTCCAGGTTCCGATGTCGCCGGAGAGAGGCACGTCAGCCGCTGATGGTCCGCTCCCGGTCATCACGCCACCGGGCTTCAGTGTGAATCCGTAGCGGCCCCGGCTTGGTGGGAACGGGTGAGACTCCGGGCGGAACACCATCGTCTCACCCGAATCCTCTTCGTGGGAGTGAATCCAGCCCTGCAATAGATTCGTCTTTTCGATGGAAATTACCTAAGTTCCGGAACTCACGCCGGCCGCCCGATCGATGACCTGGGCCCGTCGAGCGCGGCTGCCATCCGTGCCGCCTGTCCTTGAGTAAACATCACCATCGTATCGTCGTCCACGTAGTCCATGTAGTTGACGAACATGTCGCCGTTGGGGCCATTGCCGCAAGAAACATGAGGGAACTGCGGCTTTCCGTAATTCGGCCTTTGCGCTGAAGGCGTGTCGGCCACATCGTCGTTTCCGGTGCAATCCAGGCGGTCGCCCCAAATATGCAGCAGGTTCAGCCAGTGGCCCACCTCATGTGTGGTGGTGCGGCCCAGGTTGAACGGTGCTGCTGCCGTGCCCAGTGTCCCGAACGCCGAGTGCAGGATCACCACTCCATCCGTATCTGCGGGTCCGCCCGGGAACTGTGCATACCCCAACAACCCTCCCCCGAGTTGGCACACCCAGATATTCAGATACTTGTCCGCCGGCCACGCATCAGCACCCCCCGCGGTGGCTGATTTCACATCGTCGTTGGTTCCGAATGAGCCGGTCGTTGTCGCCGTTCTGGTGATCCCTGACGTCGGGGCACCGTGTGGATCTGTTGTTGCCAACGCAAATTGTATGCGTGTGTCGCTCGTGAGAGTGGCCCATACAGCGGGGACTTTGCCGAGATCCGTGTTCGCCGCCCGATAGTCCTGGTTTAGAACGTCGATCTGGCTCTTCACCTGGGCGTCGCTGATGTTGCCTTCCGGCGTGGAGGACACGATGTGGACTACCACCGGGATCTCCGTCACGCCCGTGCGCTCGCTCGACAACCCAAAAAGCAGGAATCGAGCAAGATGGCGTTCGATGTCGAGACGGCGTGCCTGGTACTCCGGGTCCTGCAGCAATCGTTGGTGAACTTCCGGCGCTCCACATTTTCTGATGGGCGGTTTGGGGACAGGTTGATCTTCCGGCATCACGATCCTCCTTATGCACGGCGCATTTCCAGAATGCCGCACAAGTCTTAAAGCGTAAACCGCTCTTATAGGTGGCCACGATGGCCCGTTGCTCGATCTGGCGACGCCCGTCGGGAGGATTGGAGGGCTGCCGCCGCCCGATCGCTAAACCAGATCGGCCTGCAGGTCGATGGTCCGGGGTTCCTCGAATCCAGTCTCCGCCGCGCCACAGCGGAAAATCACGTGGTAATCCTGCAGGTAGTAATACCGGCCCGATGGCCAGTCCGCCTTCCCGTTGAGCACAATGCGAACTGTCGCCCCATCCTGCAGGGTGGCCAGATGCCTGGACGCACGTTTCGGCGACGGCAGCGCCTGCAGACAGGCTTCCTGACTCAAGCGGACGTTCAAGCCTGTCCCTGAAAAGTCCAGCAAAAGGACTCCATAGTGATTCCGACCGAGAGCCGCCCGCGCAGCCGGAGGACGCAATAGGCTTCCGTCCAAGGTGACTTCGCACTCAATTAGGGCGCGCTCAACCGGCTGGGCCACCCATGCACTCAATGCGGCCGAAACCACAGGCTCGATGGACAGCGGGTCCAGCCTTCGCCGGGTGGATGGTGTTCTCCAGACAGCCTTCGGGAAGGACAACTCGCGTTTGATCACGATCACGGCCTGTCGCAATTCAAGAGCCTACCAGACGGCGAGAGGGATGGGAAGACAGGTTGCCCCCGTGGTTGTCGAAGTCGCGGAGTGACGGTGCGTGGCCAAATTGTTACCTCTGTCTCCCCTTGCCAAACTAGGAGAGCCACGTTACGCTATTCCTAGTTAGACTAGGAGACTGGTTCGTGGCGAAAACAGCTGAACTTTTGCCGGGCACCCTCGACATGCTCATTCTCAAAGCGGTGTCCTTGAGGCCCCTGCACGGCTATGGCGTGCTGTTGCGCATCAAGCAGATCTCCGGCGAGGCGCTCGATATTCCGCAAGGGTCGCTCTATCCGGCGCTCTATCGCCTGGAACATCAGGAGCTCATCGCCGCCGAGTGGGCCCAAAGCGATAACAACCGCAAGGCCAAGTTCTACACCCTGACGCCCGCCGGCCGGCACCGCCTGCGGGAAGAGACAGCGAGTTGGAACAGGCTGGCTACCGCGATGGCGGCTGCGCTTAGTGCGACCTCGGAGGAGGTGTAACATGCTGGGCGGCCTCCGCTCCCTTTGGCGTGTACTCTCGCGCCGGCGCAGCTTCGAAGCCGGAATGACGGAGGAGCTGCGGTTTCATATCGAGGAATACACTCAAGACTTGA encodes the following:
- a CDS encoding Rossmann-fold NAD(P)-binding domain-containing protein, with amino-acid sequence MRVLIFGATGMVGQGVLRAALMDPGVEIVQTIGRTPTGAEDRKLRELIHPDLFHFAGLEQELSGFDACFFCLGVSSAGMAEEEYRRVTYDIAMAAAGTLSRLNPQMTFIFVSGAGTDSTEKGRLMWARVKGATENALMRLPFGASYMFRPGFIQPVHGARSKTELYRFLYMALRPLLPVLRRILPSYVLTTEELGLAMLRVARVGYARRVLETRDIRAVLTI
- a CDS encoding TetR/AcrR family transcriptional regulator; the encoded protein is MAAAALTFAERGLAAPTAAISKAAEISEGSLFTYFATKDELLNALYREIKLNLAEAMMSEFSRHTDVRSKLEHIWNSFVNWGMENPAQRRVLAQLQVSDKLTRETRAVGSAPFAEVQVMLRGAIEQGVVRDLPHEVLTATIDAMASATMELIATHPNEADRYRSLGFEVMWNGIRIE
- a CDS encoding PEP-CTERM sorting domain-containing protein (PEP-CTERM proteins occur, often in large numbers, in the proteomes of bacteria that also encode an exosortase, a predicted intramembrane cysteine proteinase. The presence of a PEP-CTERM domain at a protein's C-terminus predicts cleavage within the sorting domain, followed by covalent anchoring to some some component of the (usually Gram-negative) cell surface. Many PEP-CTERM proteins exhibit an unusual sequence composition that includes large numbers of potential glycosylation sites. Expression of one such protein has been shown restore the ability of a bacterium to form floc, a type of biofilm.); the encoded protein is MYKVFRVTLSIASLVLLGGSMNAATIYNNLTPNNLMAIASRTSGAAFEIEAADDFLLNSGFKVTSASFVGLVVPGQSGTPTVSQVVVEIYRVFPQDSNTVRIPNVPTRANSPSDVAFDSRDSAASNLSFSTTVLNASFTANNSIAAGGIHPAPNQTTGGAGPVTGQEVQFDISFLTPVDLPSGHYFFVPQVMLSNGGEFYWLSASRPISGAGTTPFAPDLQAWTRDAALDPDWLRVGTDIVGGASAPTFNAAFSLDGTAVPEPSSFLLLSGGLALLVLRRRSKL
- a CDS encoding lipocalin-like domain-containing protein; its protein translation is MQGWIHSHEEDSGETMVFRPESHPFPPSRGRYGFTLKPGGVMTGSGPSAADVPLSGDIGTWSVREEDLFLEGIGEGRRHYKIEAVSKDKLVLRQVK
- a CDS encoding zinc metalloprotease; this translates as MPEDQPVPKPPIRKCGAPEVHQRLLQDPEYQARRLDIERHLARFLLFGLSSERTGVTEIPVVVHIVSSTPEGNISDAQVKSQIDVLNQDYRAANTDLGKVPAVWATLTSDTRIQFALATTDPHGAPTSGITRTATTTGSFGTNDDVKSATAGGADAWPADKYLNIWVCQLGGGLLGYAQFPGGPADTDGVVILHSAFGTLGTAAAPFNLGRTTTHEVGHWLNLLHIWGDRLDCTGNDDVADTPSAQRPNYGKPQFPHVSCGNGPNGDMFVNYMDYVDDDTMVMFTQGQAARMAAALDGPRSSIGRPA
- a CDS encoding PadR family transcriptional regulator, with the translated sequence MAKTAELLPGTLDMLILKAVSLRPLHGYGVLLRIKQISGEALDIPQGSLYPALYRLEHQELIAAEWAQSDNNRKAKFYTLTPAGRHRLREETASWNRLATAMAAALSATSEEV